One genomic segment of Centroberyx gerrardi isolate f3 chromosome 4, fCenGer3.hap1.cur.20231027, whole genome shotgun sequence includes these proteins:
- the LOC139929728 gene encoding DENN domain-containing protein 2A produces the protein MPAASTMTGGRALLLCTNTDNCIYQSVNGLQCCGLKVGEAPSSAVPQRQEVCGPPGDRDRRDTAVATKRPLSPLLSPSDGLGPPDTMLAHKRATTADPRTPAMENGLCGKLNNNKSPAGAKTASIRDKISQWEGKKEPGSLTSTGTCPLSTVQKEVETVRKKESKAAEVQRTDSKRFVSWERQDSGKENVGKLGDSRPKSPEGPANRDREVILERGPRGAKPPEQPQDKKSVLTHIKKLEQAMKEVPDKPSLAFPGNYFCPPSKEEQEETEKRANEPIFGTFDVVRPGGSRRRREGDPENVYTEPGAPSINPLPKPQRTFQHHTPPSTPASGPGSGKGKRNLPPLPSIPPPPLPTCPPPGVCRRPWADKPRDSSNRKSYEFEDLLQSSTEGCRVDWYAQSRLGLTRTLSEENVYEDILDPPSKENPYEDIELERSCLGSKCVSPASSSPAPDTPTKLSSKSGFFRQNSERRSFKLLELRKTGRDTGISSPSRISPPSTPSSPDDTPSLSGDPYNRRRRKIPKMVLKINGIFEARRGKKRMKRVSQSTESSSGRVTDENSESESDTEEKLKAHSQRLVSVQSMLRQTGRYRTLEKDLMELQERKLFEYFIVVALNKTKAGVPYLPEVTQQFPLKLERSFKFMRETEDQLKVIPQFCFPDAKDWAPVDNFPSETFSFVLTGEDGSRRFGYCRRLLPSGKGRRLPEVYCIVSRLGCFDLFSKILDEVEKRRAISPALVQPFMRGIMEAPFPAPGRTITVKNFLPGSGTEVIELCRPSDSRLEHVDFECLFSSLSLRLLLRVFASLLLERRVIFTADKLSTLSQCCHAVVALLYPFTWQHTYIPVLPPSMLDIVCTPTPFIVGLLSSSLPRLKELPIEEVLVVDLGNSRFLRQLDDEDSILPHKLQAALEHVLDKRRELACEKGDLPNDSCSLSTVVSEAFVRFFVEMVGHYSLFMGGAEREDESSVSSPSTPNPSSSSSSSSSSSSFQREAFRKAVTSKSLRRFLEVFMETQMFTGFIQERELRRQGLRGLFEVRAQEYLDSLPGSEQRGVNKFLKGLGNKMKFLSKK, from the exons ATGCCAGCTGCTAGCACCATGACTGGTGGGAGGGCCCTGCTGCTCTGTACAAACACTGACAACTGTATCTACCAATCAGTCAACGG GCTCCAGTGCTGTGGCTTGAAGGTCGGGGAGGCTCCGTCGTCTGCGGTGCCCCAGCGCCAAGAGGTGTGCGGGCCACCgggggacagagacaggagggaCACTGCTGTGGCCACCAAGCGTCCCCTCTCCCCCCTACTTAGCCCTAGCGACGGCCTGGGACCCCCTGACACCATGCTGGCTCACAAGAGAGCCACCACCGCCGACCCGCGGACCCCCGCCATGGAGAACGGGCTGTGCGGCAAGTTGAACAACAACAAGAGCCCGGCGGGAGCTAAGACGGCCAGCATCCGGGATAAGATCTCACAATGGGAGGGCAAGAAGGAGCCTGGCTCCCTAACTTCTACAGGAACGTGTCCGCTGAGCACAGTGCAGAAGGAGGTTGAGACAGTGAGGAAAAAGGAATCCAAAGCTGCAGAAGTCCAAAGGACAGACAGCAAGAGGTTTGTCAGCTGGGAGAGGCAGGACTCAGGGAAGGAGAATGTAGGAAAGCTAGGGGATTCAAGGCCTAAATCTCCAGAAGGCCcagcaaacagagacagagaagtgaTCCTGGAGAGGGGGCCACGGGGTGCTAAGCCACCGGAACAACCCCAGGACAAGAAATCAGTTTTAACTCATATTAAGAAACTGGAGCAGGCAATGAAGGAGGTTCCCGACAAACCCTCGCTGGCATTCCCAGGGAATTACTTCTGCCCTCCTTcaaaggaggagcaggaggagacagaaaagagggCCAACGAGCCCATTTTTGGGACTTTCGACGTGGTTCGGCCTGGGGGGTcacggaggaggagggagggggatcCTGAGAACGTATACACTGAGCCTGGCGCTCCGTCTATAAACCCTTTACCCAAACCTCAGAGAACCTTCCAGCACCACACACCGCCCAGTACCCCAGCCTCAGGGCCCGGATCGGGGAAGGGCAAGAGGAACTTGCCCCCTCTGCCCTCCATTCCCCCTCCACCGCTACCTACCTGCCCACCCCCAGGAGTCTGCAGGAGACCGTGGGCTGACAAACCCCGGGACAGCAGTAACAG GAAGTCCTATGAGTTTGAGGACCTGCTCCAGTCGTCTACAGAGGGCTGCAGGGTGGACTGGTACGCTCAGTCCCGACTGGGCCTCACACGCACTTTATCAGAGGAGAATGTGTACGAGGACATACTAG ACCCTCCATCCAAGGAGAACCCCTATGAAGATATAGAGCTGGAGAGAAGCTGCCTTGGAAGCAAATGTGTTTCACCTGCCTCCTCATCTCCTGCCCCTGACACTCCAACTAAG CTCTCCTCCAAGTCTGGTTTCTTTAGACAGAACTCAGAACGGCGAAGCTTCAAGCTCTTGGAGCTGCGCAAGACCGGCCGGGACACCGGCATCTCCTCGCCGTCCCGTATCAGCCCCCCCTCCACGCCCAGCAGCCCCGACGACACCCCCAGTCTCTCTGGAGACCCTTACAACCGCCGACGAAGGAAAATCCCCAAG ATGGTGCTGAAGATCAATGGCATCTTTGAGGCACGGAGAGGGAAGAAACGCATGAAGAGGGTGTCTCAGTCTACCGAGTCCAGCTCAGGGAGAG TGACAGATGAGAACAGCGAGTCGGAGAGTGATACGGAGGAGAAACTAAAAG CCCACAGCCAGCGCCTGGTGTCGGTCCAGTCCATGCTGAGGCAGACGGGGCGGTACCGGACCTTGGAGAAGGATCTGAtggagctgcaggagaggaaactttttgagtattttattgttgttgcgCTCAACAAGACCAAGGCCGGAGTTCCGTACCTTCCAGAAGTCACACAGCAGTTCCCTCTCAAG CTGGAGAGAAGCTTCAAGTTCATGCGGGAGACTGAGGACCAGCTGAAGGTTATCCCCCAGTTCTGTTTCCCCGATGCCAAAGACTGGGCGCCTGTCGACAACTTCCCCAG tgagACGTTCTCCTTTGTCCTGACCGGTGAGGATGGGAGCAGGCGGTTTGGCTACTGTCGGCGTTTACTG CCCAGCGGTAAAGGCCGGAGGCTTCCTGAGGTCTACTGCATCGTCAGCCGCCTGGGCTGCTTCGACCTCTTCTCCAAG ATCCTGGATgaagtggagaagaggagggccATCTCTCCTGCCCTGGTGCAGCCCTTCATGAGGGGCATCATGGAGGCTCCCTTCCCTGCTCCGGGACGGACCATCACCGTCAAGAACTTCCTACCTGGCTCTGGGACGGAG gtgatAGAACTGTGTCGGCCGTCCGACTCCCGTCTGGAGCATGTGGACTTTGAATGTCTCTTCTCCTCACTGAGTCTGCGTCTGCTTCTCCGGGTGTTTGCCTCCCTACTGCTGGAGCGCAGGGTCATCTTCACTGCCGACAAACTCAG cACATTGTCTCAGTGTTGTCATGCAGTGGTGGCTCTCCTCTACCCCTTCACCTGGCAGCATACCTACATCCCTGTGCTGCCGCCCTCCATGTTGGATATCGtctgcacccccaccccctttatAGTCGGCCTgctctccagctctctgcctCGACTCAAAGAGCTGCCCATCGAAGAG GTCCTGGTGGTCGACCTCGGCAACAGCCGCTTCCTGCGTCAG ctGGACGATGAGGACTCCATTCTTCCCCACAAGCTGCAGGCTGCGCTGGAGCATGTGCTGGACAAGAGGAGGGAGCTGGCCTGTGAGAAAGGAGATCTCCCCAATG ACTCCTGCTCCCTCAGCACGGTGGTGTCGGAGGCCTTCGTGCGTTTCTtcgtggaaatggtgggtcacTACTCCCTCTTCATGGGCGGAGCGGAGCGGGAGGATGAGTCGTCcgtttcctctccctccacgcccaacccctcctcctcctcctcctcctcctcctcctcctcgtccttccAGCGCGAGGCCTTTCGCAAGGCGGTGACCTCCAAGAGCCTGAGGAGGTTCCTGGAGGTTTTCATGGAGACCCAGATGTTCACCGGCTTCATCCAGGAGAGGGAGCTACGCAGGCAGGGACTCCGAG gTCTGTTTGAGGTGAGAGCACAGGAGTATCTGGACTCGCTGCCTGGGAGCGAACAACGAGGAGTTAACAAATTCCTCAAGGGGCTAG GAAACAAGATGAAATTCCTGTCCAAAAAATGA